ggctttgttgcggaatagaaagccgactcttgatttgattttcgattggagatgtttgatgtgagtctggaaggagagtttgcagtctagccagacacctaggtacttatagatgtccacatattcaaggtcggaaccatccagggtggtgatgctagtcgggcatgcgggtgcaggcagcgatcggttgaaaagcatgcatttggttttactcgcgtttaagagcagttggaggccacggaaggagtgctgtatggcattgaagctcgtttggaggttagatagcacagtgtccaatgacgggccgaaagtatatagaatggtgtcgtctgcgtagaggtggatcagggaatcgcccgcagcaagagcaacatcattgatatatacagagaaaagagtcggcccgagaattgaaccctgtggcacccccatagagactgccagaggaccggacagcatgccctccgatttgacacactgaactctgtctgcaaagtaattggtgaaccaggcaaggcagtcatccgagaaaccgaggctattgagtctgccgataagaatatggtgattgacagagtcgaaagtaaTGATAAGCTGGTTAGTAACCAGTCCGTAATGATAAGCTGGTTAGTAACCAGTCCATAATGATAAGCTGGTTAGTCACCAATCCGTAATGATAAGCTGGTTAGTAACCAGTCCATAATGATAAGCTGGTTAGTCACCAATCCGTAATGATAAGCTGGTTAGTAACCAGTCCATAATGATAAGCTGGTTAGTCACCAATCTGTAATGATAAACTGGTTAGTCACCAGTCCATCATAAGCTGGTTAGTCACCAATCCGTAATGATAAGATGGTTAGTCACCAATCCGTAATGATAAGCTGGTTAGTCACCAATCTGTAATGATAAGCTGGTTAGTCACCAGTCCGTAATGATAAGCTGGTTAGTCACCAATCCGTAATGATAAACTGGTTAGTCACCAATCCGTAATGATAAACTGGTTAGTCACCAATCCGTAATGATAAGATGGTTAGTCACCAATCCGTAATGATAAGCTGGTTAGTCACCAATCCGTAATGATAAGCTGGTTAGTCACCAATCCATAATGATAAGATGGTTAGTCACCAATTGATAAAGGAATTTATGTTTAAGATAATGACTAAAGTATTCCAGCCTGAAGCAGTACAACAGAGTGAAATGTATTAGAATTATAAGAGTATAattctctactgtgtgtgtgcataggaAGACTAAGACAGTATGTTAGGCTACGTGCCAATGGATGATTTTCAGAACTCTGAAAAATCTCAGAACTCAGAAcctttttgcagaattctgagaCTTAGTCTAATTCTTCTATTAGCCAGGGCCTTACAACCTCTGGGGAATTGGTCAAAGCTCATAGTGATTATTATCATCATTGGGATTAGATATTCTCCTGACACCAATCCATAATGATAGGCTCACTGGTTAGTCATTCAGTTTAGTCACCAATCCATAATGATAGGCTCACTGGTTAGTCATTCAGCTTAGTCACCAATCCATAATGATAGATAGGCTCACTGGTTAGTCATTCAGTTTAGTCACCAATCCATAATGTTAGGCTCACTGGTTAGTCATTCAGCTTAGTCACCAATCCATAATGATAGATAGGCTCACTGGTTAGTCATTCAGTTTAGTCACCAATCCATAATGATAGGCTCACTGGTTAGTCATTCAGTTTAGTCACCAATCCATAATGATAGATAGGCTCACTGGTTAGTCATTCAGTTTAGTCACCAATCCATAATGATAGATAGGCTCACTGGTTAGTCATTCAGTTTAGTCACCAATCCATAATGTTAGGCTCACTGGTTAGTCATTCTGACATTTAGGTGACCATTCAATCAGATCTAACCTGAATAATGGTGTAGATTATGTCAGATTCTGAGGTGTAGATTACACataatttaattaattaattacacCGCAACTGTTGTGGAAATTCTAATCAGAAGGAAGAGGCTGCAGTTTCTTAAAACAACGTTTATTATAAGAATTACAATTCTTGAGGGGTTAACAATCACTCAGTGGTGCGGAGATAAGAGCCCCTGAACAGAGTTGGGTCTCAGGTTTAATCAAAAGCTCTTTGTCTACATAGCAGTCAGCAGAAGTGTGAAAGCATAAAAGGGTATATTGATATCAAGCAGGAACAACAAGATTAGCTCAGAGCAGGTGGAGTTTCTGTCTCCAGGTCATATTGCTGTTGCTATACAAAAGTAATATTTCAGTTCTCCTCCAATCAGCTGGAAGACAGGATGTAGCTGCACCCTCAGTGTCTGGAAGACAGGATGGAGCTGCACCCTCAGTGTCTGGAAGACAGGATGTATCTGCACCCTCAGTGTCTGGAAGACAGGATGTAGCTGCACCCTCAGTGTCTGGAAGACAGGATGCAGTATCACAAAGTTACACCCAATCGGCTGTCGGCTTTAAACCCAGAGGCCTACCTGTCGGCTTTAAACCCATAGGCCTACCTGTCGGCTTTAAACCCAGAGGCATACATTTAAACCCAGAGGCCTACCTGTTGGCTTTAAACCCAGAGGCCTACCTGTTGAATTTAAACCCAGAGGCCTACCTGTTGGCTTTAAACCCAGAGGCCTACCTGTTGGCTTTAAACCCAGAGGCCGACCTGTTGGCTTTAAACCCAGAGGCCTACTATGTTGGCTTTAAACCCAGAGGCCTACTATGTTGGCTTTAAACCCAGAGGCCTACCTGTTGGCTTTAAACCCAGAGGCCAACCTGTTGGCTTTAAACCCAGAGGCCCACCTGTTGGCTTTAAACCCAGTTGCCCACCTGTTGGCTTTAAACCCAGAGGCCCACCTTTAAACCCAGAGGCCCACCTTTAAACCCAGAGGCCCACCTTTAAACCCAGAGGCCCACCTTTAAACCCAGAGGCCCACATTTAAACCCAGAGGCCCACCTTTAAACCCAGGGGCCCACCTTTAAACCCAGGGGCCTACCTTTAAACCCAGGGGCCTACCTTTAAACCCAGAGGCCTACCTTTAAACCCAGAGGCCTACCTGTTGGCTTTAAACCCAGCGGCCTACCTGTTTCTAACTCAAGCCAAAAGACACAGAGTGGAAAAGAGCTGATCCACCTATTCAATGCATAAACAGTATAGAACATAATCTTGTAATTTTGCACCGTACCGTATCAGGCTAATCggggtgtagattacagcattatatcaggctaataaaggtgtagattacagcattatatcaggctaatcggggtgtagattacagcattatatcaggctaatcggggtgtagattacagcattatatcaggctaatcggggtgtagattacagcattatatcaggctaatcggggtgtagattacagcattatatcaggctaataaaggtgtagattacagcattatataGAGCTAATCggggtgtagattacagcattatatcaggctaataaaggtgtagattacagcattatatcaggctaataaaggtgtagattacagcattatatcaggctaataaaggtgtagattacagcattatatcaggctaataaaggtgtagattacagcattatatcaggctaacaaaggtgtagattacagcattatatcaggctaatcggggtgtagattacagcattatatcaggctaataaaggtgtagattacagcattatatcaggctaataaaggtgtagattacagcattatatcaggctaataaaggtgtagattacagcattatatcaggctaatcggggtgtagattacagcattatatcaggctaatcggggtgtagattacagcattatatcaggctaatcggggtgtagattacagcattatatcaggctaatcggggtgtagattacagcattatatcaggctaatcggggtgtagattacagcattatatcaggctaataaaggtgtagattacagcattatatcaggctaatcggggtgtagattacagcattatatcaggctaatcggggtgtagattacagcattatatcaggctaataaaggtgtagattacagcattatatcaggctaataaaggtgtagattacagcattatatcaggctaataaaggtgtagattacagcattattatatcaggctaatcaggggtgtagattacagcattatatcaggctaacaaaggtgtagattacagcattatatcaggctaatcAGGGTGTAGATTACAAcattatatcaggctaatcggggtgtagattacagcattatatcaggctaatcggggtgtagattacagcattatatcaggctaataaaggtgtagattacagcattatatcaggctaataaaggtgtagattacagcattatatcaggctaatcggggtgtagattacagcattatatcaggctaatcaaggtgtagattacagcaatatatcaggctaataaaggtgtagattacagcattatatcaggctaataaaggtgtagattacagcattatatcaggctaataaaggtgcagattacagcattatatcaggctaataaaggtgtagattacagcattatatcaggctaatcggggtgtagattacagcattatatcaggctaataaaggtgtagattacagcattatatcaggctaacAAAGGTGcagattacagcattatatcaggctaataaaggtgtagattacagcattatatcaggctaataaaggtgtagattacagcattatatcaggctaataaaggtgtagattacagcattatatcaggctaatcggggtgtagattacagcattatatcaggctaataaaggtgtagattacagcattatatcaggctaatcagggtgtagattacagcattatatcaggctaatcggggtgtagattacagcattatatcaggctaatcgaggtgtagattacagcattatatcaggctaatcgaggtgtagattacagcgttatatcaggctaatcggggtgtagattacagcattatatcaggctaataaaggtgtagattacagcattatatcaggctaataaaggtgtagattacagcattatatcaggctaataaaggtgtagattacagcattatatcaggctaatcgggtgtagattacagcattatatcaggctaatcgggtgtagattacagcattatatcaggctaataaaggtgtagattacagcattatatcaggctaacAAAGGTGcagattacagcattatatcaggctaataaaggtgtagattacagcattatatcaggctaataaaggtgtagattacagcattatatcaggctaataaaggtgtagattacagcattatatcaggctaatcggggtgtagattacagcattatatcaggctaataaaggtgtagattacagcattatatcaggctaatcgaggtgtagattacagcattatatcaggctaatcgaggtgtagattacagcattatatcaggctaatcggggtgtagattacagcattatatcaggctaatcggggtgtagattacagcattacatcaggctaataaaggtgtagattacagcattatatcaggctaacaaaggtgtagattacagcattatatgTAGTTACACCTCGGACATCACCTGAATAAAAACAATGAAACGACTCTGCAGTTGTCGGATATCGCGGGTTAAGGTAGAATCTAGCCTTAATGTTTATCATTTGTATCCAATGAAACGACTCTGCAGTTGTCGGATATCTAGGTTACGGTAGAATCTAGCCTTAATGTTTATCATTTGTATCCAATGAAACGACTCTGCAGTTGTCGGATATCGCGGGTTACGGTAGAATCTAGCCTTAAATGTTTATCATTTGTATCCAATGAAACGACTCTGCAGTTGTCGGATATCGCGGGTTACGGTAGAATCTAGCCTTAATGTTTATCATTTGTATCCAATGAAACGACTCTGCAGTTGTCGGATATCGCGGGTTACGGTAGAATCTAGCCTTAATGTTTATCATTTGTATCCAATGAAACGACTGTGCAGTTGTCGGATATCGCGGGTTACGGTAGAATCTAACCTTAATGTTTATCATTTGTATCCAATGAAACGACTCTGCAGTTGTCGGATATCGCGGGTTAAGGTAGAATCTAGCCTTAATGTTTATCATTTGTATCCAATGACAAGTTGTGAGCATGTTGAGAAATGTGTCCGTTCTCCGGGCTGGATTCAATCAGATCCGTTTCCATCTGCATAGCGGTTGTTTTGGCGGAACTGCAATAGAGCTGTCCAATCCACAAGCGGCTCCTGGCATGATAAATaaagcggacattgccattgaCTGCACAGAGTCAATCCCATGAGGCCGTGTTTCAAAGTTCGAACGATGTTATTGACTACACACCTTGATAGAAATACTCATTTTGTTGAATGTTTATGTAAAATgtcgtttatatatatatatttacactttCTCATTCGGGAACTTCTAATGTGGGTGTGGCTTTGTGACAATGATGAAAAAATCTAAAACTCACACTTTataaaagccctttttacatcagcagaagTCACAATGTCCTTGGTACAGAAACCAAGccgaaaaccccaaacagcaggcATTGCAAACGTAGAAGCAACGGTGGCTTTAGTGAAAAAACTAACCGGTCGACCTCTCCACATGACGTGGATTTAATGGCCGTCGGTGATGAGACTGACCAGAGTGATGTAACAATGGAAACCAGAGTAGTTTGACAGAGGCTGTTGTATGAGGTGCAGTCATTGGTGTAGAGtgagtagaggggaggggagagtaaTCCTTGCTGCTCTCTGGATGCTGAGGGACAAAGAGTCACGTTTTAGCCTAAATTAAAAACTTTTGGGTTTAGGTCAAATCCACGACACTGAGTGAAAGCCTGTGTGGTTTCAGTTGTGGGAATTGTCAAGGACAACCTAGAAGTGTTTCATGTTTCACAGTTGTTACTGTGTGTCCATGATGCTCATTCTATAAAATGTGTTCCAtcatttacaaaattacataTTTGATCCAGGCATATCTATCAGTGAGTGTTATCTTGTGCACAGCCATTATAGGCCTCACTCCTGTGTGTGGTAAGGTTTCTCTCAGGTGTGCATTCTCTTGTGCGAAACTAGAGTTCCCGAATTagtgaatctcttcccacattcaTCACAGCTGTAAGGCTTCTCTTCTGTATGTGTCCGCTGGTGTGATTGCAGACTGCTCCTGTTACTGAAACACTTGTCACATTCATCACAGCTGTAAGGCTTCTCTTCTGTATGTGTCCGCTGGTGTGATTGCAGACTGCTCTTGTCACACTAATCACAGCTGTGAGGTTTCTCTCCGGTGTGAATCCTCCTGTGGTACGTCAAAACCACGGCCTGAGGGAATTCCCGCAGTCGGTGGTGCATATGAATGGTTTCTCTCCCGTGTGTGTCATCTGGTGGTACTTCAGATGCTGAGGGGAGCTGAAGCTGCGCTCAGAGGGTGCAGTGGTAGGGTGTCCCACTATGTTTGCGCTGAACGTGGCATCTCAGGTCCATTAAACACTTGAAGCTCTTGCCGCACTCTGCGCAGTAgtgaggtttctctcctgtgtgtctctgctgGTGTCTTGTAAGGTGACTCTTCAAAGTGTATCTCTTGTCACACTCTGAGCAGCTGTAtggcctctctcctgtgtggactCTCTGGTGAATCTTTAAGTAATCAGATCTAGAAAAACTGAGTCCACAGGCTGTGCAGCagtatggtttcttttggagtgAGTTTGCAAGTCACCTGACGTGACAAATCTcatcccacactgatcacagtggtgcggcttctctcctgtgtgcctTCTCTTGTGAACTTTCAAGGCGCTGGCCTgggcaaaactcttcccacagtcagggAAAGGGCATTGGTAtggcctctctcctgtgtgtcttCGCTGGTGAATTCGCAAGGTTGCCATTGTGGCAAAGTTGTTCCCGCAGTCTGAGCAAGAGAACGGTTTCTCTCCCTTGTGACTACGCTTGTGTCCTTTGAGAGACTGTTGCCGAAGGAAGCTCTTGTCAcagtgggagcagtggtaaggcttctctccagtgtgtataaGCTGGTGTTTCTTCAATGCGTCTGGCGTTGTGCAGCTCGActcacactgggagcagtggtacatCTTCTCTGAATGTGTGAACTTGTGATTTTTTAATGAGCAAAGTCTTGGAAAGCTCTTCTTGCAGTCAGAGCACTGatagggtttctctcctgtgtgtattattcGGTGTGTCCCAAGATCGGCTCTATGTGCAAACTTCTGCCCACATTCAGAGCACTCGtacggtttctctccagtgtgaatcCGCATGTGTCCTTCCAGTGCCCTGGCAGAAGAGAGACTAGCACCGCACTGGGAGCAGCAGTGAGGTTTATCTTCTGTGTGTCTGACCTCATGTTCTTTCAGAGATCTGTTGTTAATGAAACTCAGCTCACACTTAGAGCAGTGGtatggcttttctcctgtgtgaatTTGCATGTGAATTTTCAGGTGATCGGACCGTCCAAATCTCCTGTGGCAAACATTGCAGCTGTGTGGTTTCTCACCtgtgtgaattctctggtgtgtgcACAGGGCTGAATTAGTGGCAAAGCTCAACTTACAGTGGAAACAGTGGAAGGGtttctgtccagtgtgtgttcgcTTATGCTGCTCTAGAGAATTAGATGATCCTAGCTTCTTGCCACACTGTGGACATTGGTATCCTTTCTCTCCAGTGTGCACTTTCTTATGTCGCAAGAGCCCACTCTTAACAGCAAACCTCTTCCCACACTCAGTACATTGGTGGGGCTTTTCTCCAGTATGTATTAGCTGGTGACGTCTTAAAGAAGATAAAAATCTGAAGTTTTTCCCACAGTCGGTGCATTGAtaaggtttctcccctgtgtgaatcCTCTGGTGTAGTCTGAGTAATTTAGAAGAGGAATAGCTTCCCCCGCACAGCTCACAGTGgtgaggcttctctcctgtgtgtatttgtttgtgttCAGACAGTGCTGAGGCTTGTttgaaactcttcccacactcaGAGCAATGGAAAGGTCTCTCTCCAGTGTGAATCCGCTGGTGAGCTTTTAAGCGTTGCGATGTAACAAATCTCTTCCCGCAGTCAGAGCAACAGTGTGGTTTTTCGCCGGTGTGTTTTATTCTCTCGTGTAACCGTAAACCACTGGAGTCTTTAAATCTCTGCCCACATTCTGAGCACTGGTATGGTTTTTCTCCAGTGTGAATCCGCATGTGTCCTTCCAGTGCACTGGCAGAGGAGAGGCTAGCTCCACACTGGGCGCAGCAGTGAGGTTTCTCTCCAGTATGAATTCTCTGGTGTCCTCTAAGGTTTACTTTAGAGGtgtaactcttcccacagtcagagtaGCAGTGAGATTTCTTCCGTGTGGGtctctgctggtgtttcttgaggtgttctgatctggagagactttTCTCTGCTTCCTCAGCATAAGCCTCCCAAGTTGACAAGCCCCTTATACTGAGAGAGTGACGGTTAGGACTGTCCCCTGTGAAGCAAAGACAGACAGTTATGGTTCCTTCATATCGAAGACAGATTTAGGCCCAGCTTTTCACACTCTAGTAACCGAATTTAAGCATTTAAAATCTTCAAATGTAAAATCGTGTTAAATCTTCAAATTGTCAATATATCCAAGGGTGTAGGAGTGTTGTAATgataaattaaatctagaatcggcttcctacttTGCAACAAAGCCTACTTCACTCACGCacccaaacataccctcgtaaaactgactatcctaccgatcctcgacttcagcgatgtcatttacaaaatagcttccaatactctactcagcaaactggatgcagtctattacaggtctatctgttttgtcaccaaagccccatatactacccaccactgcgacctgtatgctctcgttggctggccctcgctacatattcgtcgccagacccactggctccaggtcatctataagtctttatgctaggtaaagctccgccttagctcactggtcaccgtagcaacacccacccatagccaCTGTTTACAGACCTTTTTTCTATTGggttattgactgtacacttgtaaattccatgtgtaactctgtgttgttgtttgtgtcgcactgctttgctttatcttggccaggtcacagttgtaaatgaaaacttgttctcaactagcttacctggttaaataaagatgaaatatatacatatattttttaaattctacATCTTTAAACAGATTGTATTTAGTGGTAATTAATGACATTCAGGCAGTGTCCTATAATAAATGTTTGTAAGATCATAAACCCACTTAGCGCCGGTGTTTTCCTGCAGTCGACCAGCCGCACAGACACCCTCTTCAGACCCAGCAGTAAGGTGTTACCAGGAGACGTACGACCCAGGGACTCCGGGAGGAGTAGGGgggaggagggttggagggtgaGTGTTTCCTGTTAATCCAAAAAGAGAGGAGTGTTGTCAAGTAATTTAAAATACTCAAATCATTCCAATCCCGTTTAAAAAGGCAAACGTTaacctctttgggatagggggcagcattttcacttttggataaatagcgtgcccaattacaacttcctgctactcatgccaagaatataagatatgcatattattagtagatttggatagaaaacacactgacgtttctaaaacggtttgaatcatgtctgtgagtataacataacgtatgtagcaggcaaaaccccgaggactaaccattcagaatgatttATTTTTGAGGTCACTGTCTGTTCAATTCTATTtgggaaacgatatttcttaggaacttgttttcagttcctaccgcttccactggatgtcaccagtctttggaatttggttgaggttattcatttgtgcaatgaagaagtacggccatcttggacCAGGGCAACGTTATGtgtactgttgagagttgcgcaagacttgaaaagtagcgttggTTTGTGATCCTCCTGcattgaaaacagatagaccagtcttcaatttgatcgattattaatgtttaaaaatacctaaagttgtattacaaaagtagtttgaaatgttttggcaaagtttacaggtaacttttgagatattttgtagtggcGTTGTGCAAAtcggaagctgtttttttctggatcaaacgcgccaaataaattgacattttggagatataacaacggaattaattgaacaaaaggaccaattgtgatgtttatgggacatattggagtgccaacaaaagaagctcatcaaaggtaaggcatgatttatattttatttctgcgttttgtgtggcgcctgcagggttgaaatatgctattgTCTCTTTGTTTACGGTTGTGCTATAATTAGATAATAGCGGCTTTCGCATAAGAACTTCTCCAGAGGAAGTTGACGCCAATATTTCGACCTAATTCCTCTCCTAGTGCAGAAATGCTAGTTTAGTTCCAACCTCTGAAAACCGACAAAATATGGATTAAATTCAGCACGTCACCTTCTGTGTGCACAGCCAAGTGGAACTTGTGGTCTTCTTTTATTAAAAGATACAAACTGTCGGTTTGCATTTCAGGCCTGGCGGGAAGCAAACATCATTCTGCTGACCAAGACTAGTAAAAacaccctttactggctcaaacagcCAGAACATGCTCAGAACATTTGACAGACTAACACCTCTCGATATTTCTCCTCTCTAAGCTTAAGAGCTTGAAACGGAGATATCTTTAGTTGTTCTCAAAACACggtctgggcgtactgccaaattgcagatactgaTAGGTGATTTGTACAGTCagccacttgcatgaacacagaaattggtttatAAAACAGCAGATGAATAGATCGCTGCAATTAGTTgtaagaaaagcacaaacattaaAATGCCCATTACATTATGCTACAGTAGGTAACTAACTAGACTGTCCAACAAATACAAGCAGCAGCAACTCCTATGTCAAGTTGCGTTTACAACTATTATATATTTTCTTTCACTGTTATGAAATGAAGAGAGATAAAAAACCTTGATTGAGATATTCTGCAGACCAAATTAACCGTAACTGTGTCAGGAGCAGAAAAATATGCCCGGATCTCCAGTTGGTAGCTCGTTCAGGAAAATTCAAGGCTTTGCTGCGGCCTACTTTAGCAATCTTCCATTCAGCAATTCACGGCCATTATTACCGTTCGGGAGAGCAACGATATATTAACCTACGTAAACAATACTTAGTAAAGCGAAATTAATTAAACAATAAATGAAACTGTGCTATAAGTTAAATAAATTTGTCACCACCTGACGGAGATCCGTGAAACTTGTTACCACGTTCGTGGTCGCCGACgtgtttttatttatattttacatGCGTCTTACTCACCTGATTCATTGTAGACACTCGTTTACGGTCGGTCGTTTGCAGAGTTCAGGCCAAGTGAACCAGATGAGATGTTTATCCCTAGTCTGTTGAATTGTAGATTATGGAGGTAACGGTATATTCTAACCAGTGACTCTTTGCCTAAAGTCCCGAAAGAAAAGACAGATTCCGCCTTCACATCCGTTCCATTGAAAACATTTCCTTCACGTTACCGTTCTGCTGGTCGCAGATCATGAAATGGCCGCAGAAAGGCGGACATgtttttcaaaataagagtcgTCCTCCAATAACAAGCGAATTTATAGATTTTGAAGCACTATCTTGCAGTACAACTGTACACAGCATTGCAACCACATAGAGgggaaaaaaaaacataatttgatgcatttttaaattattttcattacactgaacacaaatattaatgcaacatgtaaaatgtcGGTCGCATGTTTCATtcgcacaaaaagcgtatttctctcagaAAGTTGTTTCCATCCCTTTTAGggagaatttctcctttgccaagataatccctccatgtttaatcagctttttgataaaCCTGGTCATTCTGGGGGGGTATtttttgtctgtaataaagtcGTGAGGATGGACTCAATTGTTGCTGACATCCGGATCAGGTTGACTGGGAGTTTTTTTCTAGTACTTTCTGCCGCAAGTAGTACATCCCCTGGATGACCGCTGGGACCTGGTCCTCCCGATAGAGGCCGGGACGTGGTCCTCCTGATAAAAGGTGGTGGGAGATGATGGCTCCCAAGAATTTGAATGATTCAGCCTTG
The nucleotide sequence above comes from Oncorhynchus nerka isolate Pitt River unplaced genomic scaffold, Oner_Uvic_2.0 unplaced_scaffold_1351, whole genome shotgun sequence. Encoded proteins:
- the LOC135568890 gene encoding zinc finger protein 883-like, whose protein sequence is MNQETLTLQPSSPLLLPESLGRTSPGNTLLLGLKRVSVRLVDCRKTPALRDSPNRHSLSIRGLSTWEAYAEEAEKSLSRSEHLKKHQQRPTRKKSHCYSDCGKSYTSKVNLRGHQRIHTGEKPHCCAQCGASLSSASALEGHMRIHTGEKPYQCSECGQRFKDSSGLRLHERIKHTGEKPHCCSDCGKRFVTSQRLKAHQRIHTGERPFHCSECGKSFKQASALSEHKQIHTGEKPHHCELCGGSYSSSKLLRLHQRIHTGEKPYQCTDCGKNFRFLSSLRRHQLIHTGEKPHQCTECGKRFAVKSGLLRHKKVHTGEKGYQCPQCGKKLGSSNSLEQHKRTHTGQKPFHCFHCKLSFATNSALCTHQRIHTGEKPHSCNVCHRRFGRSDHLKIHMQIHTGEKPYHCSKCELSFINNRSLKEHEVRHTEDKPHCCSQCGASLSSARALEGHMRIHTGEKPYECSECGQKFAHRADLGTHRIIHTGEKPYQCSDCKKSFPRLCSLKNHKFTHSEKMYHCSQCESSCTTPDALKKHQLIHTGEKPYHCSHCDKSFLRQQSLKGHKRSHKGEKPFSCSDCGNNFATMATLRIHQRRHTGERPYQCPFPDCGKSFAQASALKVHKRRHTGEKPHHCDQCGMRFVTSGDLQTHSKRNHTAAQPVDSVFLDLIT